A single genomic interval of Antarcticibacterium arcticum harbors:
- the nusB gene encoding transcription antitermination factor NusB, translating into MLTRRHIRVKVMQSLYSFHQSMNKNFQAEEKFLLKSMQEMYDLFLLQLKLIIEIKAYSERYLEKSQRKHLATSEEIDPNMKFVNNTVIQILENNNELNDLLESRKITQWNRDGEYVALLWEEIMKSSVYEEYMNTRESSFKEDKEFVIRLLRDFIAPNEKLYDYLEDSKLTWLDDLPLVNTAILKFLNKLKESSSQEAKLPKLFKSSDDEEFAVHLLRKVHVNDEELAGEMLGKTPNWDKERIAEIDTILIKMAICEFLHFSSIPVKVTINEYLEIAKEYSTPKSSIFINGVLDKLSKEYHEEKRLNKMGRGLM; encoded by the coding sequence ATGTTAACCAGAAGACATATTCGAGTTAAAGTAATGCAGTCGCTCTATTCTTTTCACCAGAGCATGAATAAGAACTTCCAGGCTGAAGAAAAATTCCTTCTCAAAAGTATGCAGGAGATGTATGATCTTTTTCTGCTTCAGTTAAAGTTAATCATTGAGATCAAAGCCTATTCAGAAAGATACCTCGAAAAGTCCCAAAGGAAACATCTTGCCACCAGTGAAGAAATAGATCCAAACATGAAGTTTGTGAACAACACGGTGATACAGATCCTGGAAAACAATAATGAGCTCAACGATCTTCTGGAATCCCGCAAAATAACCCAATGGAACAGGGATGGGGAATATGTTGCCCTGTTGTGGGAGGAGATCATGAAAAGCAGTGTTTATGAGGAGTATATGAATACCAGAGAGTCTTCTTTTAAGGAAGACAAGGAATTTGTAATACGTTTACTTCGCGATTTTATAGCCCCCAATGAAAAACTTTACGATTATCTTGAGGACAGTAAACTTACTTGGCTGGATGATCTGCCTTTGGTAAACACCGCTATCCTTAAATTTTTAAATAAATTAAAAGAATCATCCTCCCAGGAGGCAAAACTTCCAAAATTATTTAAAAGCTCAGATGATGAAGAGTTTGCAGTGCATTTATTGCGAAAGGTGCATGTGAATGATGAAGAGCTGGCGGGCGAAATGCTGGGGAAAACCCCCAATTGGGATAAGGAAAGAATTGCCGAAATTGATACCATTCTCATTAAGATGGCGATTTGTGAGTTTTTACACTTTTCATCCATTCCCGTGAAGGTGACCATTAATGAATATCTTGAAATTGCTAAAGAATACAGCACCCCAAAAAGCAGCATTTTTATTAATGGTGTACTGGATAAATTATCCAAGGAATATCATGAGGAAAAGCGTTTAAATAAAATGGGGCGGGGCCTTATGTAA
- a CDS encoding DUF1573 domain-containing protein, with the protein MKKGILMIAALGAMVFTSCKDDASSKVKAENVETAAERDAQAVYYPEMSFEVVEHDFGTIAKGTAVEHTFKFTNTGKAPLVITNASSSCGCTVPTYPKNESIAPGESGEMVVKFDGSGQGQTTKTVNITANTEKGTEQLRIKAFVEGGATSGQ; encoded by the coding sequence ATGAAAAAAGGAATTTTAATGATAGCTGCCCTTGGGGCCATGGTCTTTACTTCCTGTAAAGATGATGCATCAAGCAAGGTAAAAGCTGAAAATGTTGAAACAGCAGCCGAACGTGATGCACAGGCGGTTTATTATCCTGAAATGTCGTTTGAGGTAGTAGAACACGATTTTGGAACCATTGCAAAAGGAACTGCCGTTGAGCACACTTTTAAATTTACCAATACCGGTAAAGCACCATTGGTGATCACTAATGCAAGCAGCAGTTGTGGGTGCACCGTACCTACGTATCCAAAAAATGAATCTATCGCTCCGGGAGAAAGTGGAGAGATGGTTGTGAAGTTTGATGGATCAGGTCAGGGACAAACTACCAAAACAGTAAATATCACCGCCAATACCGAAAAAGGTACTGAGCAATTAAGAATCAAAGCTTTTGTTGAAGGCGGTGCAACCTCCGGCCAGTAA
- a CDS encoding Glu/Leu/Phe/Val family dehydrogenase yields MQVDVLNANELKSSGPVFGQLSFNDHEQVVFCNDKDTGLRAIIGIHNTVLGPALGGTRMWNYASEWEALNDVLRLSRGMTYKSAITGLNLGGGKAVLIGDAKTQKTPELMKKFGEFVHSLSGKYITAEDVGMETSDMDIVREVTPYVTGISESKGGAGNPSPITAYGVFMGMKAAAKFKYGSDDLDGKKILVQGIGHVGESLVEHLSNEGAIVYIADINPSKLEEVSKKYSAKIYTEDVYAANVDIYAPCALGATINDETIERMKAGIIAGAANNQLADENIHGKLLQEKGILYAPDFLINAGGIINVYAELEGYDKAEIMRKTENIYNTTLEILRTAEARNIPTHFAALQIAQQRIDDRKRENLR; encoded by the coding sequence ATGCAAGTTGACGTTCTTAACGCAAATGAACTTAAATCAAGCGGGCCTGTGTTTGGCCAACTCTCTTTTAATGACCACGAACAAGTTGTTTTTTGCAATGACAAAGATACAGGTTTAAGAGCAATTATAGGAATTCATAATACAGTTTTAGGTCCTGCGCTTGGTGGAACCAGGATGTGGAATTATGCCAGTGAATGGGAAGCCCTTAATGATGTTTTGCGCTTATCCCGTGGAATGACCTATAAAAGTGCCATTACGGGGTTAAACCTTGGAGGTGGAAAGGCAGTTCTTATTGGTGATGCCAAAACCCAGAAGACACCCGAGTTGATGAAAAAATTTGGGGAGTTTGTACATTCCCTTAGTGGAAAGTATATCACTGCAGAGGATGTGGGAATGGAAACTTCAGATATGGATATTGTGCGTGAGGTTACCCCTTATGTAACTGGAATATCTGAATCTAAAGGTGGTGCGGGAAATCCTTCCCCAATTACAGCCTACGGGGTGTTTATGGGAATGAAAGCTGCAGCAAAATTTAAATATGGGAGTGATGATCTTGACGGGAAAAAGATCCTGGTCCAGGGAATTGGCCACGTGGGAGAGTCGCTGGTAGAACATCTGTCCAATGAAGGTGCAATTGTTTATATAGCCGATATCAATCCTTCCAAACTGGAAGAAGTAAGTAAAAAATACAGTGCAAAGATCTATACTGAAGACGTGTATGCGGCCAATGTTGATATCTATGCGCCCTGTGCCTTAGGCGCCACTATAAATGATGAAACCATCGAGCGTATGAAAGCGGGGATCATCGCAGGAGCAGCCAACAATCAGCTGGCTGATGAGAATATCCACGGGAAACTGCTTCAGGAAAAAGGGATCCTCTATGCACCCGACTTTTTGATAAACGCGGGAGGAATAATCAATGTTTATGCAGAACTTGAAGGTTATGACAAGGCAGAGATCATGCGTAAGACTGAAAATATTTACAACACTACCCTGGAGATCCTGAGAACTGCGGAAGCCAGAAACATCCCCACTCATTTTGCGGCACTGCAAATCGCGCAACAGCGTATTGATGACAGAAAAAGGGAAAATTTGAGGTAA
- a CDS encoding aldose epimerase family protein translates to MEELQKKVVGKTPEGAVIEQYTLTNSGGMQVAIFNYGGRIVSLKVPDKKGVSGNVVLGFEKTEGYLKENPFFGAIVGRYANRIARGEFTLDGEKFVLPRNNGQNHLHGGDKGFDKALWTGEKNKEAKNSLQLHYVSKHMEQGYPGNLRCTTTYTLHEDNSLEVIFEATTDKATIVNLTQHSYFNLSGDFSSNILDHDVEINAAKYLPVNPHIIPTGEMKSVLNSPFDFVEPKPVGRDITAVDEQLQLGLGYDHCWILNKEEKEFTFAASAYHAGSGRMLKVFTTEPGVQFYTGNFLDSTLPIPGGAGTYGKHSGLCFETQHYPDSPNQPEFPSVRLNPGEKYYSRTRFAFSVE, encoded by the coding sequence ATGGAAGAACTGCAAAAAAAAGTGGTTGGTAAGACTCCAGAAGGAGCGGTTATAGAACAATATACCTTAACCAATTCAGGCGGGATGCAGGTTGCAATTTTTAACTACGGAGGCAGGATCGTGTCTTTAAAAGTTCCCGATAAGAAGGGGGTTTCCGGCAATGTAGTTTTAGGCTTTGAGAAGACAGAGGGTTACCTGAAAGAGAATCCGTTTTTTGGAGCAATCGTGGGTAGATATGCCAACAGGATCGCCCGGGGGGAATTCACACTGGACGGTGAAAAATTTGTACTTCCCCGCAATAACGGACAAAATCATTTACATGGCGGGGATAAGGGATTTGATAAAGCCTTATGGACCGGTGAAAAAAATAAGGAGGCAAAGAATTCCCTGCAACTTCATTATGTAAGTAAACATATGGAACAGGGATATCCCGGAAACCTTAGGTGTACTACTACTTATACATTACACGAGGACAATAGCCTGGAAGTTATTTTTGAAGCCACTACAGATAAAGCGACTATTGTAAACCTTACCCAGCATTCTTATTTTAATTTATCCGGAGATTTTTCTTCCAATATTCTGGACCATGATGTAGAGATAAATGCAGCAAAATATCTTCCCGTAAACCCTCATATAATTCCCACGGGAGAAATGAAGTCTGTGCTTAATTCTCCCTTTGATTTTGTGGAACCCAAACCGGTAGGCCGGGATATTACCGCTGTAGATGAACAATTGCAGCTGGGCCTTGGTTATGACCATTGCTGGATATTAAATAAAGAGGAGAAGGAATTTACATTTGCAGCTTCTGCCTATCACGCGGGAAGCGGAAGAATGCTTAAAGTTTTTACTACAGAGCCCGGTGTGCAGTTTTATACCGGTAATTTTCTGGACAGCACATTACCTATTCCGGGTGGTGCCGGAACCTATGGAAAGCATTCCGGTTTGTGTTTTGAAACCCAGCATTATCCAGATTCTCCCAATCAACCGGAATTTCCGTCCGTAAGGTTGAATCCCGGCGAAAAATATTATTCCAGGACCAGGTTTGCATTTTCGGTAGAATGA
- the yajC gene encoding preprotein translocase subunit YajC yields the protein MEQITNFAPIILMFLVVYFFMIRPQMKRAKQEKNFAAELKRGDRIITKSGMHGKIIDFSEKNNAVIIETGAGKITFDRSSISMEMSKKLNEPVATEKKVIDKK from the coding sequence ATGGAACAAATTACCAATTTTGCCCCGATTATTTTAATGTTTTTAGTGGTGTATTTTTTTATGATACGCCCACAAATGAAAAGAGCCAAGCAGGAAAAGAATTTTGCGGCCGAATTAAAAAGGGGTGACAGAATAATCACAAAAAGCGGAATGCACGGGAAGATCATTGATTTTAGCGAAAAAAACAATGCAGTTATCATTGAAACCGGAGCAGGAAAGATCACTTTTGACCGTTCATCCATCTCTATGGAAATGAGCAAAAAATTGAACGAACCCGTAGCAACCGAAAAAAAAGTAATTGACAAGAAATAG
- a CDS encoding ABC transporter ATP-binding protein, translating into MKELRHLNKYFYKYKWRLILGFLITIAARIFAIYPVQFIGDSTNVIENYVSGTLESATELRDQLFYFILLIIGAQLVSAFLTFLMRQTFIVVSRHMEFDLKNEVYEQYQRLSLNFYKQNRTGDLMNRISEDVSKVRMYLGPAIMYSVTTLTLFVIVIWYMVNTAPMLTLYTLAPLPILSYAIYKLSVAIHKRSTVVQQYLSRLNTFTQESFSGISVIKSYGLEPMTNTNFVELSNGSRDKNLDLVKVQAFFFPLMVLLIGVSNTLVIFIGGSQVISGEIENIGVIVEFLLYVNMLTWPVATVGWVTSIVQQAEASQARINEFLKQEPQIKNLQPANTPVKGDIAFENVSFTYEDTNITALKNISFNVKRGETLAIIGKTGSGKSTILELIGRLYDVQSGEIKIDGVNIQELNLYDLRDSIGYVPQDAFLFSDTIRNNIRFGKTDATDEEVITAAKNASVHKNIKNFSKGYDTVLGERGITLSGGQKQRVSIARAIIHDPQILLFDDCLSAVDTETEEEILNNLFRISRNKTTIIVSHRVSSAKNADKIIILEDGNIVQQGSHQELIQQSGYYKELYAKQLSEKEM; encoded by the coding sequence ATGAAGGAATTACGACATTTAAATAAATATTTTTATAAATATAAATGGAGGCTTATCCTGGGTTTCCTTATTACCATTGCGGCCAGGATATTTGCTATTTATCCCGTACAATTCATAGGGGATTCCACCAACGTTATTGAAAATTATGTTAGCGGTACCCTGGAAAGCGCTACCGAGCTAAGGGATCAATTATTTTATTTTATCCTGCTTATTATTGGAGCGCAACTGGTTTCAGCTTTCCTCACCTTTTTAATGCGTCAAACCTTTATTGTGGTTTCCAGGCATATGGAATTTGACCTTAAGAATGAGGTGTATGAGCAATACCAGAGGCTATCGCTCAATTTTTACAAGCAGAACCGCACCGGAGATCTTATGAACCGCATAAGTGAAGATGTTTCCAAAGTAAGAATGTACCTGGGCCCGGCCATTATGTATAGTGTGACAACCCTTACTCTATTTGTTATTGTAATTTGGTATATGGTAAATACAGCTCCTATGCTTACGCTGTATACGCTGGCTCCACTTCCCATACTATCTTATGCAATCTATAAGTTAAGTGTGGCCATTCACAAAAGGAGCACGGTGGTACAGCAATATCTATCCAGGCTTAACACCTTTACCCAGGAAAGCTTTAGCGGAATTTCTGTGATAAAATCATATGGCCTTGAACCTATGACGAACACCAATTTTGTAGAACTCTCCAACGGCAGCAGGGACAAAAATCTGGACCTGGTAAAGGTACAGGCTTTCTTTTTTCCGCTTATGGTACTGCTTATTGGGGTGAGCAATACGCTTGTAATCTTTATAGGAGGCAGCCAGGTGATCTCAGGCGAAATCGAGAATATTGGGGTGATAGTAGAATTTTTGCTTTATGTAAATATGCTTACGTGGCCGGTGGCTACTGTAGGGTGGGTAACCTCAATTGTGCAACAGGCAGAAGCTTCCCAGGCCCGAATCAATGAATTCCTTAAACAGGAACCACAAATTAAAAATTTACAGCCCGCCAATACACCGGTTAAAGGGGATATTGCTTTTGAGAATGTGAGTTTTACCTATGAGGACACCAATATCACAGCCCTTAAAAACATATCTTTTAATGTCAAGCGTGGTGAAACCCTGGCTATTATTGGAAAAACAGGATCGGGTAAATCTACGATCCTTGAATTAATAGGCCGGCTCTATGATGTGCAAAGCGGGGAAATTAAGATTGATGGCGTGAACATACAGGAACTCAACCTTTATGACCTGCGGGACAGTATAGGTTATGTACCACAGGATGCCTTTCTTTTTAGCGACACAATAAGAAATAATATACGCTTCGGAAAAACCGATGCTACAGATGAGGAAGTAATTACCGCTGCCAAAAATGCTTCGGTACATAAGAATATTAAAAATTTCAGCAAAGGTTATGATACCGTGCTGGGGGAACGCGGGATCACCCTCTCTGGTGGACAAAAACAGCGGGTTTCCATCGCCAGGGCTATCATTCACGATCCGCAGATTTTGTTATTTGACGATTGCCTTTCAGCCGTGGATACTGAAACCGAAGAAGAGATCCTTAATAATCTTTTCAGGATCTCCAGGAACAAGACCACAATTATTGTGAGTCACCGGGTATCTTCAGCAAAAAATGCCGATAAGATCATCATTCTTGAAGATGGAAATATTGTTCAGCAGGGGTCACATCAGGAACTTATTCAGCAAAGCGGGTATTATAAGGAACTTTACGCAAAGCAACTAAGTGAAAAAGAAATGTGA
- a CDS encoding serine hydrolase domain-containing protein produces the protein MRKIWKIVLPVFVLLIAVVIYINYPRLNIITGFAAKNACSCIFEAGRDLESVKALDNNFSPVNQASYKVDTQKMSVTSRIFGLKPRTAVYHRGLGCVLLPEKSSEISFAIIPERTIDNNSIPYPYGNAPPKDSVFLNVDTSALQMAVENAFDREGSIMQQTRAVVVLYKGHLIAEKYGEGFNAETSLLGWSMTKSITSAVLGRMEKQGRVSLDQNNLFEEWAGDERSKITLNDLLQMNSGLEWVEDYETISDVTRMLFQEKDMTRVQLRKPMAGPRSNTWNYSSGTTNLLSGFIRNQFDTHQEYLDYWYKEVIDKIGMHSMTLETDAAGNYVGSSYAWATARDWAKFGQLYLNRGKWNGEVILSESWINYSATPVEGSNGEYGAHFWLNAWGKYPNVPGDLYSANGFQGQHVFIIPSKELVVVRFGLAEYPDFDVDSFLKNIIGAVREF, from the coding sequence ATGAGAAAGATCTGGAAAATAGTGCTGCCGGTATTTGTTCTTTTAATTGCCGTGGTAATTTATATAAACTATCCAAGGCTTAATATTATTACCGGTTTCGCTGCAAAAAATGCCTGCTCATGTATTTTTGAAGCAGGTAGGGATCTGGAATCTGTAAAGGCCCTGGATAATAATTTTTCTCCGGTAAACCAAGCCTCCTACAAGGTGGATACTCAAAAAATGTCTGTAACTTCTAGAATATTCGGTTTAAAACCCAGAACTGCTGTTTATCATCGGGGTCTTGGCTGTGTACTTCTGCCGGAAAAATCCAGTGAAATTTCGTTTGCCATAATTCCAGAGCGTACCATAGATAATAATTCAATTCCTTATCCCTATGGGAACGCCCCTCCCAAAGATTCAGTGTTTTTAAATGTGGATACTTCAGCCCTGCAAATGGCAGTGGAGAATGCCTTTGACAGGGAAGGAAGTATTATGCAACAAACGAGAGCGGTGGTGGTGTTATATAAAGGCCATCTGATTGCTGAAAAATATGGCGAGGGTTTTAATGCGGAAACCAGTCTTCTGGGATGGTCTATGACCAAAAGTATAACCAGTGCTGTTTTAGGCAGGATGGAAAAACAGGGAAGGGTCTCTCTTGACCAAAATAATTTATTTGAGGAGTGGGCCGGCGATGAACGCTCAAAGATCACCCTGAATGACCTGTTGCAAATGAACAGCGGACTGGAATGGGTAGAGGATTATGAAACAATATCTGATGTTACGCGAATGCTGTTTCAGGAAAAGGATATGACCAGGGTGCAATTAAGGAAACCGATGGCAGGCCCACGCTCCAATACCTGGAATTATTCATCGGGAACAACAAATCTTTTGTCAGGCTTTATACGAAACCAGTTTGATACGCATCAGGAATATCTCGATTATTGGTATAAGGAGGTAATTGATAAAATTGGGATGCATTCCATGACCCTGGAAACTGATGCGGCGGGGAATTATGTGGGTTCCTCTTATGCCTGGGCGACAGCAAGGGATTGGGCAAAATTTGGACAGCTCTATTTGAACAGGGGAAAATGGAATGGCGAAGTGATTTTAAGCGAAAGCTGGATAAATTATTCTGCTACACCGGTAGAAGGTTCAAATGGGGAATACGGGGCCCATTTCTGGTTAAATGCATGGGGGAAATATCCTAATGTTCCCGGGGATCTCTATTCAGCCAACGGCTTTCAGGGACAGCATGTATTTATAATACCTTCAAAAGAGCTGGTGGTTGTAAGATTTGGGCTGGCTGAATATCCCGATTTTGATGTAGATTCCTTTCTCAAGAATATAATTGGAGCAGTGAGGGAATTTTAA